The following are encoded together in the Arcobacter aquimarinus genome:
- a CDS encoding ShlB/FhaC/HecB family hemolysin secretion/activation protein, producing the protein MTNQILKLITISTLTSTLLLGVNVPNIGDIEKQIKPPKIEKEQPKIPTIKQKEYKTPMVDSGKTILIKDFKITGNEHISLSDLEKFFIDSKNKELTFNQLQEIASAITKYYREKGYFVARAYIPAQNINENNGVLEIAVIEGTYGEFKLKNNSLVKDSVVQGMLDDAKARDNVISTDTLERAMLIINDTPGAVVTQADIMPGKNVGTSDFEITTQASKRFDGYVVVDNYGSRYTGKDRLMIGMDINSPFAIGDKISMFGLSSSATNLKNGKISYEAPLASNGLVGELSYSQTNYSLAKEYDNLDATGTSKTVEAKLSYPLIKTRNENLNVYNSFLSKDLKDRVQSVNDVTKKNSKSVKIGLDYSKNYLAFNKNSNSSINTYLTYGRLSFDDPADKMTDELGANTNGNYSKINVDLTHNVAFTNQLVLESSLQLQYALGNKNLDGSEDFSIGGSSGVKLYPDSELSAENGYVFSTELKYQLPQINSLNTTFGVFYDRGRAFMANNTTGFEAKSLQDVGIGLYNSYGNFFSKVQIAWNVNSKVVTSEPDRNSRFLFQGGMIF; encoded by the coding sequence ATGACAAACCAAATACTAAAACTAATAACTATTTCAACATTAACATCAACTCTTCTTCTTGGAGTTAATGTACCAAATATTGGAGATATTGAAAAACAAATTAAACCTCCAAAAATAGAAAAAGAACAACCTAAAATCCCAACTATCAAACAAAAAGAGTATAAAACTCCTATGGTTGATAGTGGTAAAACTATTTTAATAAAAGATTTTAAAATAACAGGAAATGAACATATCTCTTTAAGTGATTTGGAAAAATTCTTTATAGACTCTAAAAATAAAGAGTTAACTTTTAATCAACTTCAAGAAATAGCAAGTGCTATTACAAAATATTATAGAGAAAAAGGATATTTCGTAGCAAGGGCTTATATTCCTGCTCAAAATATAAATGAAAATAATGGTGTACTTGAAATAGCAGTAATTGAAGGAACTTATGGTGAATTTAAATTAAAAAATAATTCTTTAGTAAAAGATAGTGTAGTTCAAGGTATGCTTGATGATGCAAAAGCAAGAGATAATGTAATATCAACTGATACTCTTGAACGGGCTATGTTAATTATTAATGATACACCAGGAGCTGTAGTAACTCAAGCAGATATAATGCCAGGAAAAAATGTTGGTACATCTGATTTTGAAATTACCACACAAGCTTCAAAAAGATTTGATGGATATGTTGTAGTTGATAACTATGGAAGTAGATATACAGGTAAAGATAGATTAATGATTGGTATGGATATTAACTCTCCCTTTGCAATAGGTGATAAAATTTCTATGTTTGGATTGTCTTCAAGTGCAACAAATCTTAAAAATGGGAAAATATCTTATGAAGCACCATTGGCTTCAAATGGTTTAGTAGGAGAATTATCTTATTCTCAAACAAATTACTCTTTGGCAAAAGAGTATGATAATTTAGATGCAACAGGAACTTCTAAAACAGTAGAAGCAAAACTATCTTATCCTCTAATTAAAACAAGAAATGAAAATCTAAATGTATATAATTCTTTTTTATCAAAAGATTTAAAAGATAGAGTACAAAGTGTAAATGATGTAACTAAAAAGAATTCAAAATCAGTAAAAATTGGATTGGATTATTCAAAAAATTATCTAGCATTTAATAAAAACTCAAATTCTTCGATTAATACATATCTAACATATGGAAGATTAAGCTTTGATGATCCAGCTGATAAAATGACAGATGAATTAGGAGCAAATACAAATGGAAACTATTCAAAAATCAATGTAGATTTAACACATAATGTTGCATTCACAAATCAATTAGTTCTTGAATCATCATTGCAATTACAATATGCATTAGGAAATAAAAACCTAGATGGAAGTGAAGATTTTTCAATCGGGGGAAGTAGTGGTGTAAAACTATATCCAGATAGTGAATTAAGTGCTGAAAATGGATATGTGTTCTCAACAGAATTAAAATATCAATTACCTCAAATAAACTCTTTAAATACAACATTTGGAGTATTTTATGATAGAGGGAGAGCATTTATGGCAAATAATACAACTGGATTTGAAGCAAAATCACTACAAGATGTAGGAATTGGATTATATAACTCATATGGTAACTTTTTTTCAAAAGTACAAATAGCATGGAATGTAAATAGTAAAGTTGTAACAAGTGAGCCAGATAGAAATAGTAGATTTTTATTTCAAGGTGGGATGATTTTTTAA
- a CDS encoding YgiW/YdeI family stress tolerance OB fold protein, whose product MKRNILIASLLVASTSAFAEFVGITQTQQGGFTGPTISKTTVEKAKTFKDDMPVVLEGNIIEHLGKDKYLFRDKTGDITIEIDHDDWRGVQVSPKDTVTINGEVDKDWMSIEIDVDSVKK is encoded by the coding sequence ATGAAAAGAAATATTTTAATAGCAAGTTTATTAGTTGCTTCAACATCAGCTTTTGCAGAATTTGTAGGAATAACTCAAACACAACAAGGTGGATTTACAGGTCCTACTATTTCAAAAACAACAGTAGAAAAAGCAAAAACATTTAAAGATGATATGCCTGTAGTTTTAGAGGGAAATATTATAGAACACTTAGGAAAAGACAAATATTTATTTCGAGACAAAACAGGTGATATCACAATAGAAATTGACCATGATGATTGGAGAGGAGTTCAAGTATCTCCAAAAGATACTGTTACTATAAATGGTGAAGTTGATAAAGATTGGATGTCTATTGAAATAGATGTTGATTCTGTTAAAAAATAA
- a CDS encoding ATP-binding protein → MKNLSLRLRLSFILLSLFIITSLITTSISMYKTKESLTELFDTQLYYFAQRVSTSNIDILLDSSSSNFIKDESKIVEKYMSVDDDALTFSIFSIKGDILYTDGEDSKYFSFNHSILNSNEGILFEENKKFRIIWMLSSDKKFVVVVAQEKEFINDLILDILEDLIYPWLFILPFLIISLLVLITKELKPLNKLSKTLSLKDANDNLTLDENTTKELKPVVKSLNSLFFKIKTMIEKERRFISNAAHELKTPLAALKIQAEVAKLSIDDKESLLKSLDNIEIGVNRATRLIEQLLALSRIESINEFDNLSLINWTEIINSNLKELEFKAKEKNISINFLHKNEIKSIKGEPIILSLLIRNLLDNAIKYNENNTNIRIELEKNHLIIQDNGKGINPLILKNIGERFVRPAGEKQIGSGLGFSIVQQIGKLHNLRLNFENIIPNGFKITIYW, encoded by the coding sequence ATGAAAAATCTAAGCTTAAGATTAAGACTTAGTTTTATTTTATTGAGTCTATTTATTATCACTTCACTTATTACAACTTCTATTAGTATGTATAAAACAAAAGAATCTTTAACTGAATTATTTGACACTCAACTTTATTACTTTGCACAAAGAGTTTCAACTTCAAATATAGATATTTTACTTGATTCTTCAAGTTCTAATTTTATCAAAGATGAATCAAAAATAGTAGAAAAATATATGTCAGTTGATGATGATGCTCTGACCTTTTCAATATTTTCCATAAAAGGAGATATTCTTTATACAGATGGAGAAGATAGTAAATATTTCTCATTTAATCATTCAATTTTAAATAGTAATGAAGGTATTCTCTTTGAAGAAAATAAAAAATTTAGAATAATTTGGATGCTAAGTAGTGATAAAAAATTTGTAGTTGTAGTAGCTCAAGAAAAAGAGTTTATTAATGATTTAATATTAGATATTTTAGAAGATTTAATCTATCCTTGGCTTTTTATACTTCCTTTTTTGATTATTAGTTTATTAGTTTTAATCACAAAAGAGTTAAAACCTTTAAATAAGTTATCAAAAACTCTATCTTTAAAAGATGCAAATGATAATTTAACTCTTGATGAAAATACTACAAAGGAGCTAAAACCTGTTGTAAAATCCTTAAACTCTCTATTCTTTAAAATAAAAACGATGATAGAAAAAGAGAGACGATTTATTTCAAATGCAGCACATGAACTCAAAACTCCACTTGCTGCACTTAAAATCCAAGCTGAAGTTGCAAAACTATCAATTGATGATAAAGAATCTCTTTTAAAATCATTAGATAATATTGAAATTGGAGTAAATAGAGCAACGAGATTAATAGAACAGCTTTTAGCACTTTCAAGAATAGAATCAATCAATGAGTTTGATAATTTATCTTTGATTAATTGGACAGAAATAATAAATTCAAATTTGAAAGAATTAGAATTTAAAGCAAAAGAAAAAAACATATCTATAAATTTTTTACATAAAAATGAAATAAAAAGTATAAAAGGAGAACCTATTATATTATCTTTACTTATTAGAAATTTACTTGATAATGCAATAAAATATAATGAAAATAATACAAATATAAGAATTGAATTAGAAAAAAATCATTTAATAATTCAAGATAATGGAAAAGGTATAAATCCACTGATTCTAAAAAATATTGGAGAAAGATTTGTACGACCTGCTGGAGAAAAACAAATAGGAAGTGGACTTGGATTTTCTATCGTTCAACAAATTGGAAAACTTCATAATTTACGTTTAAATTTTGAAAATATCATTCCAAATGGATTTAAAATTACTATTTATTGGTAA